From Nymphaea colorata isolate Beijing-Zhang1983 chromosome 6, ASM883128v2, whole genome shotgun sequence, a single genomic window includes:
- the LOC116256247 gene encoding 60S acidic ribosomal protein P1-like codes for MSAGELACTYAALILHDDGIPITAEKIATVVKSANVSVESYWPSLFAKLLEKRSVEDLILSVGSGGGGAAVAVAAPAAGAAAAGGGAPAPAVEEKKEEPKEESDDDMGFSLFD; via the exons ATGTCGGCCGGAGAGCTCGCTTGCACTTATGCTGCTCTTATTCTCCACGACGATGGTATCCCCATCACG GCAGAGAAGATTGCTACAGTAGTCAAATCTGCAAATGTCTCCGTTGAATCATACTGGCCTAGTCTATTTGCCAAGCTTTTGGAGAAGAGGAGTGTTGAGGATCTTATTTTAAGTGTTGGTTCTG gtggtggtggtgcagcTGTGGCAGTTGCAGCCCCTGCTGCTGGAGCTGCTGCCGCTGGTGGTGGTGCTCCGGCTCCTGCTGTTGAAGAAAAGAAG GAGGAGCCAAAAGAAGAGAGCGACGATGACATGGGCTTCAGCTTGTTCGACTAG
- the LOC116256095 gene encoding GRF-interacting factor 1, translated as MQQHLMQMQPMMGGYSPNNITTDVIQKYLDENKQLILAILDNQNLGKLSECAHFQARLQQNLMYLAAIADAQPQPPAMHAQFPANAVMQPGAHYLQHQQAQALTPQSLMGARSPMMYAQQSLSALQQQQALHSQLGVSPSGNNGLHMLHGEANLGPSGQIPSGSFPDFGRSSAGSGEGIQSAGRATTMEQRGAGKQDVTGRDVSASGSADVRGGTAGAQAGDGTEPLYLKGPEGDGN; from the exons ATGCAGCAACATCTCATGCAGATGCAGCCCATGATGGGCGGGTACTCGCCAAACAATATCACCACTGATGTCATTCAAAAG TACTTGGATGAAAACAAACAACTGATTCTGGCAATCCTTGATAACCAGAATTTGGGCAAGCTGAGTGAATGTGCACA CTTTCAGGCAAGGCTTCAGCAGAATCTGATGTACTTGGCTGCCATTGCTGATGCTCAGCCGCAGCCTCCTGCCATGCATGCACAG TTTCCTGCCAACGCTGTGATGCAGCCTGGGGCCCATTATCTGCAACACCAGCAAGCTCAAGCGTTAACCCCTCAGTCGTTGATGGGTGCACGGTCACCTATGATGTATGCTCAGCAGTCTCTTTCTGCATTGCAGCAGCAGCAAGCATTACACAGCCAGCTTGGTGTGAGCCCTAGTGGGAACAATGGTCTTCACATGTTGCATGGTGAAGCGAATTTGGGACCCAGTGGACAAATCCCAAGCGGTAGTTTCCCTGATTTTGGCCGCAGCTCAGCTGGATCTGGAGAGGGTATTCAGTCTGCTGGTAGAGCTACTACTATGGAGCAACGTGGAGCTGGCAAGCAGGACGTGACAGGAAGAGATGTTTCAGCTTCAGGGTCTGCTGATGTGCGAGGGGGGACTGCTGGGGCACAGGCTGGAGATGGGACGGAACCTTTGTATCTCAAAGGACCTGAAGGGGATGGTAATTGA